The following coding sequences lie in one Asterias amurensis chromosome 18, ASM3211899v1 genomic window:
- the LOC139950891 gene encoding uncharacterized protein yields MKHADIHVNIKITIATVTLLLGILQVPFMVAKTAVSPDPETTCNSCCQGPAGIPGIPGSNGNHGQGLVGSPGEVGQPGAKGDKGSDGLVGEPGAKGDTGLKGDQGVGQPGKQGPLGLPGMNGLNGERGEPGPAGQTGEAGEPGGNGDIGSDGLVGAPGAKGDHGLKGEQGVGQQGRKGLRGLSGMNGLKGERGEPGPAGQTGEAGECSSRRSAFTAVRNTGFNPTSNWDPLPFDELLFSEEGTDFNLNNGMFTCNLPGVYVLKFSVLKIASGSYLWVRLKKNGNTIVAGHVHAAVQFLVATAAVSPDSGMTCNSCCQGPAGIPGIPGSNGNHGQGLVGPRGDAGSPGEVGQPGVKGDKGSDGLVGEPGAKGEHGLKGEQGVGLPGKQGPQGLPGMNGLKGERGEPGPAGQTGEAGQCSTRRSAFTAVRNTGFSPTSSYDLLPFEELLFSEEGTVFNLNNGTFTCNVPGVYVLVFSVMKSSSDSRLYVYLSKNGNIIVSGGIQAAGNHQVSNSAVIPLHYGDQVYLAVYGQVYGASDHYTSFTGFLLYEI; encoded by the exons ATGAAACACGCTGATATACACGTCAAT ATAAAGATTACCATAGCAACAGTGACCCTTCTTCTTGGTATTTTGCAAGTTCCGTTCATGGTGGCTAAAACAGCAGTTTCACCTGATCCGGAGACGACGTGTAACTCCTGCTgccagggcccagccggtataccTGGCATTCCCGGGTCAaatgggaaccatggtcaaggGCTTGTAGGGTCccctggtgaggtaggtcaaccTGGGGCTAAAGGAGAcaaggggtcagatggactagttggtgagccaggcgctaaaggggatacTGGACTTAAGGGAGAtcaaggagtcggtcaaccagggaaacaaggacctctaggtctgcctgggatgaatggtctgaatggggagagag gtgaacctggaccagctggacagaccggcgaagcaggtgagcccgggggaaatggagacatcgggtcagatggactggttggtgcgccaggcgctaaaggggatcatggactgaagggagagcaaggagtcggtcaacagggcagaaagggacttcgaggtctgtctgggatgaatggtctgaagggggagagaggtgaacctggaccagctggacagactggtgaagcaggtgaatgtagttcgcgacggtccgccttcactgcagtgaggaATACCGGCTTCAACCCCACATCCAACTGGGATCCTTTGCCTTTTGACgagttattgttttcagaggaagggactgatttcaacttgaataacGGCATGTTTACGTGTAATCTTcctggggtatacgtattgaaGTTCTCAGTCTTAAAAATTGCAAGTGGGTCTTACCTATGGGTCAGGCTGAAGAAGAAcggtaacaccattgttgcagGGCATGTACACGCTGCAG ttcagtTCCTGGTGGCTACAGCAGCAGTTTCACCTGATTCGGGAATGACGTGTAACTCTTGCTgccagggcccagccggtataccgggaatccctggatctaatgggaaccatggtcaaggACTTGTAGGCCCCAGAGGTGATGCTGGCTCtcctggtgaggtaggtcaacccggggttaaaggagacaaggggtcagatggactggttggtgagccaggcgctaaaggggaacatggactgaagggagagcaaggagtcggtctaccagggaaacaaggacctcaaggtctgcctgggatgaatggtttgaagggggagagaggtgaacctggaccagctggacagactggtgaagcaggtcaatgtagtacgcgacggtccgccttcactgcagtgaggaATACCGGCTTCAGCCCTACATCCTCCTATGATCTtctgccctttgaagagttattgttttcagaggaagggactgttttcaacttgaataacggcacgtttacgtgtaatgtgcctggggtatacgtattgGTGTTCTCAGTCATGAAATCATCAAGTGATTCTCGCCTCTATGTCTACCTGAGCAAGAACGGTAACATCATTGTTTCAGGGGGTATACAGGCTGCAGGTAATCATCAAGTGAGCAacagtgcagtgattcccctgcactaCGGAGATCAAGTTTACTTAGCTGTATACGGTCAAGTATATGGTGCCTCTGACCATTACACGTCTTTTACTGGATTCCTGCTGtacgaaatctaa